GTCTCCAAAAATGGGGCTGATAGAAAGAAGTAACCAGGACAGGTGAAATGTCTCATCGTGACATTCTGATCGGTGAAGTTCTTTCTCTGGGACAATGGCAGAATGGTTTGGAAGGTAAAGGCGCCACTGTACATACATGAAGTCTCCACAGATCGTAACCAGGTTCATTTCCTTGTTCTAGCGGATATTGGACTAATTTGACTAGTTATATCAAACGAATAAGTAGTaacgtttgaaatttttatgtaagcTCGCGAAATAGATGAAGCTTAAAAGTGAAATCATTAAGAGTCAGGAGGGGATTGCTTCTGATaaagtgtatttttatttatctttcctAACATAGCAATCAAGAAAGTTAAAGTATCTAACGTTTCTTTCTGTCTCGTAGgcttattattgttttaatcaTAATATCGTATTTGCCAGAAAAAATAACTTCCGCATGAtgcagaataataaaatgatcaaatttactacatataatttacaaaaaggaGAGTAATAATTGACGCAATTATTGCCAGTCAGCGTCGATTATTACtctcctttttatttattcactggcgaagaaaaggtttattctttttttacatatatttacatctCACTTATCTATATttgatacatatgtattattgtttcacaatatgcaattttactgttcatataatatatgattaaaattttgataaataaacttcaaatattaattaaattattaataatttaataataataataataataataataataataataataataataataataataataataataataataataataataataataataataataataaattattaaattatattttagtgcatattaaaatatatgcagCTGTTAtcataatctaaaatatgttCTTATTCTGTacttatgtccatttctgccaaatgcaaattaactttaatcttggtataatttattttttatctttttctagttctaagagttagaaaaaaatgaaaaataatttaaacctagattaaagttaatctgcattggtgGAAATGGACATTAATGTTTTAACTTGCGTCGTGAATCACGATTGATGATCGAAGACATAGGAGTTGATCGCGGGATGAACTCACAACTAAAGCTCCCCTGCGTTTAAACGCGTTAAGAATTTAAACGTTCCGTGGAGAACAGAGACTACAGCGATAGAGTTTGAGAGGAAAAATGCTTGTCAAATATGAGTGATAActaaaagaaacaaatcttattaaatctataaattgGTGTCAGGTTttgatattatacaatttttgtaagattttttttaacgatattataactttcatattatagtaatttaaattttacagacTCTAATTGACATcagtttttttatcaatttttttatacacatgaTAAAAAGATCTAATCACAGTgtgtaaaagtataaaatgttGTGACATTAGATTTCATTGACAACTATAAGTCAATGGTGTCAGTTTttgatatcaaatattttgtacaaatgtTTGACATAGCGAGAGGCGCGTGCATTTGgcgtcattttttatttttttcgaaaagataattttgtagatattatttattttttaaataatattattgtttattgtgAGATATAGAAAACACACAAATACATACGTACGCGCTCCACGCGTGCATATTGCACGGTCGTGCGATACAAGAATCTGCTGACGTACACGAAAGCCATGGCGGCCATGCAGAGGATTGCGCGGTTGTGTCCGATCCTCGTGCTGACCATCATTGTCCTGCGAGTTTTTATCAAGCTCATTTTGCTCCAGTTTTTCTCGATGTGCTTGATGCAATCCTCGATTCGATTGTTTCGGCAGCTCAACATTGCGTGCTTTAGCAGTGGAGAATATTCTAGCGATGACTTGAGGTTCTACTTGATCTTGATGTCGCCGACGAAGAACTAGTCAGACGTACCGAATAAAGCGTAAAGTAACGTTGCGCTTGCGTCTTCAACAAGAATGGAAGAAATGAGGGATTGATGTAGCGATTGTTACTCGCAATCTATTTTCCCCTTTCATAAATCACGGGAAAGTCATAAAAGTTGTTGGAAATATTCGAGGAAGGGAGCACCGCGACGGGAAGTCTAGCGACTTTAGAAAAcaggagaaaataaaaaatctgcatCTATtgcattgatttttttatgtaacgcAAATCGCTCTTtgagttaattataaataaaatattttgctatgGAAGATGAAGCAAGAGATACGGTAAATTAAACGAGGAATATAAATGATTGCATGAACTGCAATATCAAACAGAAATTATAAGAGGCGTCTAACATATTGTCAAACTTGCTGTCTTaaacatattaattgttttttgaatgatataaatttaaatcatatataatgcattattttatgagataaatatatttgagatttatattttgcaaaatatctcattttttcCATGGTAAGTGTTGAGAAAAAATTTGcgttatacaatattttttaatttaatatttctattcttttattaatatttctaccGAACGACGCTACATCTCCACGCCTGCTAGAAAGTAGCAGTAAGATATTTTTGTGCAGGGCGTCGAATTACTAGTCCATCATTTtccgaataaaattaacatacgtCACAATCGTCTTAACGATCTAGAGTATAATATGCATTTTCGTTAATCAGTCTTTATCAATAAACCCATTACTTACATCTCCGAAAGTTCTGATAGTAAGATCGAAGAACTTCCCGGCTCTAATTTTCGTCGGGACGATCGACATGGCTATGACTAAAACCAATGATCGTGCTTTTGCATTCGGAAGACGATACCAATCCAACGTACACACTGTTAATGCTAATCTCTCTCCCTAGTTTCATTAACAAGTTATTTAGtagcataaattaaaaatcggaaaaaaaatatctgacaTTCTATATCCTACTGACTTATTAAACACGTTATAAGCATTTTATCgacaataaatttatgataCAATACCTCTACAGAAAGTTGTTCAccgataaaacaaaatatataaaggtTGAACCCAATTGACGTGAGTAGAGTAACAGAGGAGAACAAAGATataacattttgatttttccaCTCCTGTAGGATTgacagttatatttattaagccTGTGCTGTATGCAAAATCGCGTATGCTTTActcgtaataaaataacatagaCATTTAGACGTAAAACTGTGCCAGCTATTATcactacataattatttaggCGCACCATGATAATATCGTGTCCtaagaaacataaaattatcgtaCATCCCAATACTTCCATCAAGCTCGTATGCTCCAAAGTGctctgcgccaattttaagaAACTATAAAGGGACGCGCACAATCGTTAAAAAATCTCTACCTGCTACAATAAAAGaagaacataataataatacaaaaaaggCAGCGCATTAACGTGACGTACATACCACCTTCATgcaaaattcgatcaatttcGCAGATGCTCATCTTGATACaagtaataagaataaatggacataaatataaaaatatcaccgTCCAAGACTTACTTCCGCATTCTGATCTGATGTTCTACGATCAAGGTCAGCTTTCTGTCCAATTGTTTCTCCTCCATTTCGTTTACCATGTTGTCTGTTAATGCCATCAGGATTTCCAGCTGCCCGCATATATGCATGACGAGCAGAGCGGCGAGACTGCAGATCGCCACTGTGATGGTGTACTTAATCATTCCGGCGAGAAACTGTATAAAGAACACGATTTCGTAAACGGGACTGATTTGCCCGTTGAACAGAATGAAATAACTCGGGCACGGCAAGTGCCTGATCGTGACGTTCTGATCGGTGACGGACTTTCCTCTGCTTAACGGCACGACCGTACGAAAATACAAGCCAGAGGTGTACATGAATATACCGCACAGAATGAGCAAACGTCTCGCAGTCCTGGCTTTGTCAATCATGGAATTGCGCTCGCTCATGCTGGAGACATTTTGCCAATCGTCCTTCACTCGCGTCAGACAATTTCTTACTTGGTTCTTGCTGAGTACCAGGCTGCTATACTTGAGGACTGCAAGTATCGTGAACATTATAGACGATACAAGTTTCATTCTGACGACAAGTCGTTTTTCTACGAACACTACGAACAAGATTGTCGGAATTAGCTCGAAAGCGAGAATAAAGTAGCAGCCTAATATCAGCGAAAGTTCCTTGAGATATTTTAGAAAGGTGGGCTCTGTCTCCGGCCAGATGCCCAATAGACTGAAAATGACGCGATTTAATTgtatagtatattttatatcggtTTCGTAATTTTCATttcgatacatttttattatgattatcgtatatttttacGAGCACTTTATAACCCTGCGGCTTTGTCATATAACGAAACGTCATACGCGAGGTTACGCGAGGAACATCGACCAAATGCGTGCTTTTGATCACTGATCGCAGCGAGCTACCTTCCACTCAGAGGATAGCTCGGTACGTAAATGCGCTTGCGTTCCGAACAATTGATTAGTCATGTCAAACGAAAGTAAGTAATAACGTGCGTTCAGAATTCTTGAGTAAGCTCGAAATGGATAAAGTTTGAAAGTGAATTTATCAAGAGTCGAGAAGGGATTGCTTCCGAAGGAGTGTATTTTTATCCGTCAACCTTCCCTATCAAAGCAACCGGAGAAGTTATAGTATCTAACTTCGTTTTTTCCTGTTTCATAGACTTGGTATTGTCTCAGTCACATTATTGTATTTACCAAGAAAAATCGCACTAATCCATATGATATATATGCACCATtgtttctaataatataattttactgatacacacaaataaatatatatatatatatatatatatatatatatatatatatatatatatataacattaaaattgtcatataattaaactttaaatatttaaataaaaataccggATTATATCTCTgtgcatattaaaaaaataagcagTTGCTTCCacaacttaaaatatattctcaattattttatgttgtaattCGCGTCATGAATCACGACTGATGATCGAAGATAAGAGTTGATCGCAAGTTAAACTCACAACGGAACTCTCCTGCGTTTGCATAAAGAATTCAAGCGTTGCGTGGAGAACAGAGACTACAGCGATAGAGTTTGCGAGGAAAGTTGCTTGTCAAAAGAGATGATTATTTTTCAAGGAAAGTATTCTTATCCATTTGTCAATCTTTGTAGCAACTAGGGAAACGATCATGTTTACCTTTGGAATCTTAATTTCTACATATGATGGCAGTATAATGCCAGTCAAGAAGCAATAGCTTTGTCTGTCATGTGCTGAATGTCGGATTATacatatcaattaatatttttttaatcttgctgtaaaaataatataacatttattcttaataaaagcATTTAATAGAGACATTAAATAGTATAAACcgttcaataaaatataattaaatatacatgttaAAATGACTTTTtgcattacatatatatggcATTAAGATTTTGTATTTGATTCATGTACACATTTAATTCACACAATATGATATGATGAGTATATCATACACAGTTTACGTTGTAATTCAactataagaatttaaatatttattcgatcAGATTTCGGAGCATATTAAAATACGCTCCAGCTGTTTTCATGACCTGAAACATGTCCAATTGTTTTCAACTCTCTgatatatttcc
The window above is part of the Temnothorax longispinosus isolate EJ_2023e chromosome 8, Tlon_JGU_v1, whole genome shotgun sequence genome. Proteins encoded here:
- the LOC139817263 gene encoding uncharacterized protein isoform X2 encodes the protein MYRNENYETDIKYTIQLNRVIFSLLGIWPETEPTFLKYLKELSLILGCYFILAFELIPTILFVVFVEKRLVVRMKLVSSIMFTILAVLKYSSLVLSKNQVRNCLTRVKDDWQNVSSMSERNSMIDKARTARRLLILCGIFMYTSGLYFRTVVPLSRGKSVTDQNVTIRHLPCPSYFILFNGQISPVYEIVFFIQFLAGMIKYTITVAICSLAALLVMHICGQLEILMALTDNMVNEMEEKQLDRKLTLIVEHQIRMRNFLKLAQSTLEHTSLMEVLGCTIILCFLGHDIIMEWKNQNVISLFSSVTLLTSIGFNLYIFCFIGEQLSVEGERLALTVCTLDWYRLPNAKARSLVLVIAMSIVPTKIRAGKFFDLTIRTFGDFFVGDIKIK
- the LOC139817263 gene encoding odorant receptor 4-like isoform X1; its protein translation is MYRNENYETDIKYTIQLNRVIFSLLGIWPETEPTFLKYLKELSLILGCYFILAFELIPTILFVVFVEKRLVVRMKLVSSIMFTILAVLKYSSLVLSKNQVRNCLTRVKDDWQNVSSMSERNSMIDKARTARRLLILCGIFMYTSGLYFRTVVPLSRGKSVTDQNVTIRHLPCPSYFILFNGQISPVYEIVFFIQFLAGMIKYTITVAICSLAALLVMHICGQLEILMALTDNMVNEMEEKQLDRKLTLIVEHQIRMRNFLKLAQSTLEHTSLMEVLGCTIILCFLGHDIIMEWKNQNVISLFSSVTLLTSIGFNLYIFCFIGEQLSVEGERLALTVCTLDWYRLPNAKARSLVLVIAMSIVPTKIRAGKFFDLTIRTFGDIVKTIVTYVNFIRKMMD